A DNA window from Primulina tabacum isolate GXHZ01 chromosome 12, ASM2559414v2, whole genome shotgun sequence contains the following coding sequences:
- the LOC142520159 gene encoding uncharacterized protein LOC142520159 codes for MARTRRTNQDNSHAQGDGGQTSRQAGANNIGPNLITLTLEELKKMMADAIVQVMARKEVSHPITPPGDKQGHEQGFEQEQGRRENEMAGEDEESSAGSKSPTVAEELLELRQKMKVLEGQLERRSVARAVPRGCPFTDIIVREPLPGNFKSAKVKDYDDNADPEEHLARFENMAMLHCYADRIKRKVFLTTLVDSAQRWFEDLTSQSISSFGDFQKVFLHHFSSSKKYKKTAFSLFEVKQSPEEILRDYIRRFNRVALDVPTCATETKTTAFTQGLREGKFFKSLTKKVPGDFEDLLSRAEKYINMEEAQKQKREVVRKERGDRVSKPEERGQKRGNTGHFSHHMPLKIAREREVQECSRDLAPDHQLSWPEKSGFCSFHKMCHHNTKNCKALKGNYVSPSIPRPSNNSQRPRIPPWTSRQPGSGARGGSVRNIPRIEPNRRKEPEPERKKNSPLATGMIKMILGGSTDGDSNRARKSRNRRECLEVEGARRNEAVISFGPENLTEVNLPHNDALVIQARVTNYDILRVFVDSGSSVNVIFKDAFLQMDLQGYHLETVETALFGFAGHVVYPEGEIVLPLTLGSQDLKRMVMTSFTLVDSPSSYNIILGRPAMNESRDVASTYHQKIKFPVGARVGEVRGDQPSSRKCYVEAVRADQSKTRREGKRARVDGVEGGGEVHFVAEEEQEVVEVGPGQQIRVARDLSASTRVSLINCLKANIHMFAWSQQELTGISPLIAEHQLNILPGSHPVRQKKRHFGPEKDKVIDEQVKELLKAGHIREIQFPSWLSNVVLVPKSTGKWRMCVDFRDLNKACPKDHYHLPRIDQPVDSTSGFELQSFMDAYQGYHQIPLAKSDQDKASFITSRGTFCYIVMPFGLKNAGATYQRLMNKVFEKQLGRNVEVYVDDILGKTREVASFISDLEETFATLMQYGINLNPAKCIFGVKSGKFMGFIVTDRGIEVNQEKVKSVLCMPSPQSVKEVQKLTGRIASMSRFISRSAHRSYPFFQVLRKAQQFGWDDKCEQAFQDLKIHLAELPVLVKPEPGEKLYVYLCTTEYAVSSVLIKE; via the coding sequence ATGGCCCGTACGAGAAGAACCAACCAGGATAATTCTCACGCCCAGGGTGATGGAGGACAGACTTCAAGACAAGCTGGTGCTAATAACATCGGACCAAACCTCATTACCCTGACCCTTGAAGAGTTAAAGAAAATGATGGCCGATGCCATCGTGCAAGTTATGGCCAGGAAGGAGGTCTCTCATCCTATTACACCACCCGGGGATAAACAGGGACATGAACAGGGATTTGAGCAGGAGCAGGGGAGGAGGGAAAATGAGATGGCAGGAGAAGACGAGGAATCTAGCGCCGGGTCCAAATCTCCTACCGTGGCAGAGGAATTGTTGGAATTGAGGCAGAAGATGAAGGTCCTGGAAGGACAGTTGGAAAGACGGAGCGTTGCCCGGGCAGTCCCGAGAGGATGCCCGTTTACTGATATCATTGTCCGGGAGCCTCTTCCTGGAAATTTCAAATCTGCGaaggtgaaagactatgatgacAATGCAGACCCGGAGGAACACCTGGCCaggtttgaaaatatggccatgttgcactgttacgCTGATCGAATCAAGCGCAAGGTGTTCCTAACAACACTGGTGGATTCAGCTCAGAGGTGGTTCGAGGACTTGACTTCCCAAAGTATCAGCTCCTTTGGAGACTTCCAGAAGGTATTTTTACACCATTTCAGCAGCAGTAAAAAGTACaaaaagactgcttttagtcttTTTGAAGTTAAGCAGAGCCCAGAAGAGATTTTAAGGGACTATATCAGAAGGTTCAACAGAGTGGCCCTAGACGTCCCCACTTGTGCTACTGAAACAAAGACTACTGCATTCACCCAGGGTTTGAGAGAGGGTAAATTTTTCAAGTCACTGACTAAGAAGGTGCCGGGGGATTTCGAGGATCTATTGTCGCGAGCAGAAAAATACATTAATATGGAGGAGGCCCAGAAACAGAAGAGGGAAGTTGTGAGAAAGGAAAGAGGAGACCGGGTGTCTAAACCCGAGGAGAGGGGACAGAAGAGAGGCAATACAGGGCACTTTTCTCATCACATGCCTCTGAAAATTGCTCGGGAGAGGGAAGTGCAAGAGTGCAGCAGAGATTTGGCCCCGGATCATCAGTTATCCTGGCCAGAGAAGAGTGGATTTTGCTCTTTTCACAAAATGTGCCACCATAACACTAAAAACTGCAAGGCACTGAAGGGGAATTATGTCTCACCTTCCATCCCGAGACCCAGCAACAATAGCCAGAGGCCGAGAATACCACCTTGGACGTCTCGGCAACCAGGATCCGGCGCCCGAGGAGGAAGTGTGAGGAATATCCCGAGGATTGAACCCAATAGAAGAAAGGAGCCTGAGCCCGAGAGAAAAAAGAATTCGCCCCTTGCCACGGgaatgattaaaatgatattaGGAGGCTCCACTGATGGAGACTCCAACCGGGCAAGGAAGTCGAGAAATAGGAGGGAGTGTTTGGAGGTGGAGGGAGCAAGAAGGAATGAGGCGGTCATCAGTTTTGGCCCGGAAAATTTGACAGAGGTGAATCTGCCCCACAACGATGCCCTGGTGATCCAAGCCCGAGTGACAAATTATGATATTCTACGAGTCTTCGTGGACTCGGGCAGTtctgtaaatgtaatttttaaggatGCTTTTTTacagatggatttgcagggcTATCACCTGGAGACTGTGGAAACTGCCCTCTTTGGTTTCGCTGGCCATGTGGTTTACCCAGAAGGGGAGATTGTTCTGCCATTAACCTTGGGTTCTCAAGATCTTAAAAGGATGGTGATGACTTCATTTACCTTGGTGGACTCCCCATCATCGTATAATATCATTCTGGGTAGACCGGCTATGAACGAGTCGAGAGACGTAGCATCCACCTACCACCAGAAGATAAAGTTTCCAGTGGGAGCCCGGGTGGGAGAAGTCCGGGGAGATCAGCCATCTTCTCGGAAATGCTACGTGGAGGCAGTCCGGGCTGATCAGAGCAAGACGAGGAGGGAAGGGAAGAGGGCAAGGGTGGATGGAGTAGAAGGAGGAGGAGAGGTGCACTTTGTAGCAGAGGAGGAGCAGGAAGTAGTAGAAGTCGGACCAGGCCAACAAATCCGGGTGGCTAGGGATCTCAGTGCATCCACCCGGGTTAGTTTAATTAACTGTTTAAAAGCTAATATCCATATGTTTGCTTGGTCCCAGCAGGAATTGACAGGGATTTCTCCCCTGATAGCGGAGCATCAATTAAACATTCTCCCGGGGTCTCACCCGGTGAGGCAAAAAAAAAGACACTTTGGTCCTGAGAAGGACAAAGTTATTGATGAACAAGTAAAGGAGCTCCTGAAGGCTGGCCACATTCGAGAAATTCAATTCCCTTCGTGGCTCTCGAATGTAGTCTTAGTGCCCAAGTCTACCGGAAAGTGGCGCATGTGCGTAGACTTCCGCGATCTTAATAAAGCCTGTCCCAAGGATCATTATCATCTGCCTCGCATTGATCAACCGGTGGATTCCACATCAGGCTTCGAGTTGCAAAGCTTCATGGACGCGTACCAGGGGTATCATCAAATCCCCCTGGCCAAGAGTGACCAAGAtaaagccagcttcatcacctcgaGAGGTACATTCTGTTATAttgtaatgcctttcgggttgaagaatgcaggggcAACTTACCAGCGTCTGATGAACAAAGTCTTCGAAAAGCAATTGGGGCGGAATGTGGaagtctatgtggatgatattctgGGCAAAACCCGGGAGGTGGCAAGCTTTATTAGTGATCTAGAAGAAACTTTTGCCACTCTCATGCAGTACGGGATCAATCTCAACCCTGCCAAGTGTATTTTTGGCGTTAAAAGTGGCAAATTCATGGGATTCATAGTGACGGATCGGGGGATCGAGGTAAATCAGGAAAAAGTCAAGTCTGTGCTATGCATGCCATCTCCCCAATCTGTCAAGGAAGTGCAGAAGTTGACCGGGAGAATTGCTTCCATGTCTCGATTTATTTCCAGGTCAGCACATCGGAGTTATCCTTTCTTTCAAGTCTTGAGGAAGGCCCAGCAATTTGGATGGGATGATAAATGTGAACAGGCCTTCCAAGACTTGAAAATTCACCTTGCAGAACTCCCTGTTTTGGTGAAGCCGGAGCCCGGGGAGAAATTGTATGTCTATTTGTGTACTACAGAGTATGCTGTCAGCtcggttttaataaaagaataa